The following coding sequences are from one Streptomyces dengpaensis window:
- a CDS encoding HelD family protein — protein sequence MSTPPDGPYDPYDAHDPLSRERTHLAHSRSALRAMREDVENLDISDVTANWVNAAVLQHQIDERIKALADLSHTPLFFGRLDYLHAPGADKAEGAEGERFYIGRRHVHDAEGDPMVIDWRAPVSQPFYRASKKDPMDVGLRRRFGYTGGDLTAYEDEHLSDPTEAATSKLLQQEIERPRVGPMRDIVATIQPEQDEIVRSGLAGSVCVQGGPGTGKTAVGLHRVAYLLYAHRERLARTGTLVIGPNKSFLHYIEQVLPALGELEVKQATVDDLVAHVEVRGTDDAAAAVIKGDARMAEVLRRAVRSHVTPPTEPVMVVRGSRRWRVPAYELEEIVRELLDRDIRYGAARDALPQRIAHAVLVQMERSGEAPDDRVQDAVARNTAVKAAVKAIWPPVDPAKLVLRLLTDADFLAVHAEGILDEDEQKKMLWSKPVRSVKSAKWSAADAVLIDEATDLVQRTHSLGHVVLDEAQDLSPMQYRAVGRRCTTGSATVLGDLAQGTTPWATRSWDEALGHLGKADAVVEELTAGFRVPTDVITYASRLLPHIAPGLTPVASVRENPGFFEVRASGADADVVGAVRELLGNEGSVGLIAADARIPALAEALTAAGRTYLGPGEETTAETRLTLVPASLAKGLEYDYVVLDEPQAVVDGEPDERTGLRRLYVALTRAVSGLIVTHAAPLPAQLG from the coding sequence GTGTCCACCCCGCCAGACGGCCCTTACGACCCCTACGACGCTCACGACCCCCTCTCCCGCGAGCGCACCCACCTCGCCCACTCCCGTTCCGCCCTGCGCGCGATGCGCGAGGACGTCGAGAACCTCGACATCAGCGACGTCACCGCGAACTGGGTGAACGCCGCGGTGCTCCAGCACCAGATCGACGAGCGCATCAAGGCGCTCGCCGACCTGAGCCACACCCCGCTGTTCTTCGGGCGCCTCGACTATCTGCACGCACCGGGCGCGGACAAGGCGGAGGGTGCGGAAGGCGAGCGCTTTTACATCGGGCGGCGGCATGTGCACGACGCCGAGGGCGACCCGATGGTCATCGACTGGCGCGCGCCGGTGTCGCAGCCGTTCTACCGGGCCTCGAAGAAGGACCCGATGGACGTCGGGCTGCGCCGCCGTTTCGGCTACACGGGCGGCGACCTCACGGCGTACGAGGACGAGCACCTGTCGGATCCGACCGAGGCGGCCACCAGCAAGCTGCTCCAGCAGGAGATCGAGCGCCCGCGCGTCGGCCCGATGCGCGACATCGTGGCGACCATCCAGCCGGAGCAGGACGAGATCGTACGCAGCGGGCTCGCCGGATCCGTCTGCGTGCAGGGAGGCCCCGGCACCGGAAAGACCGCCGTCGGTCTGCACCGGGTGGCGTATCTGCTGTACGCCCACCGGGAGCGGCTCGCCCGCACCGGCACCCTGGTCATCGGGCCGAACAAGTCCTTCCTGCACTACATCGAGCAGGTCCTCCCGGCTCTGGGCGAGCTGGAGGTCAAGCAGGCGACGGTCGACGATCTCGTCGCCCATGTCGAGGTGCGCGGGACGGATGACGCCGCTGCCGCCGTCATCAAGGGCGACGCCCGCATGGCCGAGGTGCTGCGCCGGGCCGTCCGCTCGCACGTGACCCCGCCCACCGAGCCGGTCATGGTGGTGCGCGGCTCGCGGCGCTGGCGCGTACCGGCGTACGAACTCGAGGAGATCGTGCGGGAGTTGCTGGACCGCGACATCCGGTACGGCGCCGCCCGCGACGCCCTTCCGCAGCGGATCGCGCACGCCGTACTGGTCCAGATGGAACGGTCCGGCGAGGCGCCGGACGACCGGGTGCAGGACGCCGTCGCCCGCAACACCGCCGTGAAGGCGGCGGTCAAGGCGATCTGGCCGCCCGTCGACCCCGCCAAACTCGTGCTGCGACTGCTCACCGACGCCGACTTCCTCGCCGTCCACGCGGAGGGGATCCTCGACGAGGACGAGCAGAAGAAGATGCTCTGGTCCAAGCCCGTACGGAGCGTGAAGTCCGCCAAGTGGTCGGCGGCGGACGCCGTGCTGATCGACGAGGCGACCGATCTCGTCCAGCGCACGCACTCCCTCGGGCATGTGGTGCTCGACGAGGCGCAGGACTTGTCGCCGATGCAGTACCGGGCGGTGGGGCGGCGCTGTACGACGGGATCGGCGACCGTGCTGGGGGATCTGGCGCAGGGTACGACGCCCTGGGCGACGCGGAGCTGGGACGAGGCGCTGGGCCATCTCGGGAAGGCCGACGCCGTGGTCGAAGAGCTGACGGCCGGTTTCCGCGTCCCCACCGACGTCATCACGTACGCGTCCCGGCTGCTGCCGCACATCGCGCCCGGTCTGACGCCGGTGGCGTCGGTGCGTGAGAACCCGGGTTTCTTCGAGGTGCGGGCGAGTGGGGCGGACGCCGACGTCGTGGGTGCCGTGCGGGAGTTGCTGGGCAACGAAGGGTCGGTCGGACTGATCGCCGCCGATGCCCGGATCCCTGCCCTCGCCGAGGCGCTGACGGCGGCCGGGCGGACGTACCTCGGCCCGGGCGAGGAGACGACGGCCGAGACCCGGCTCACCCTGGTGCCGGCCTCGCTCGCCAAGGGCCTCGAGTACGACTACGTGGTCCTCGACGAGCCGCAGGCCGTCGTCGACGGCGAACCGGACGAACGCACCGGCCTGCGCCGCCTGTATGTGGCCCTGACCCGTGCGGTCTCGGGCCTGATCGTCACGCACGCGGCGCCGCTGCCCGCCCAACTGGGCTGA